In the Streptomyces sp. 3214.6 genome, AGTTCGCGTTCCCGCATGCCCTCGATGAACGACGTCACGGTCTCCTCGTCGTAGGAGGTGGTGAACGACGTGGACAGCCACAGGCCGAAGGACCAGGTCGGCGGGAGGGCGGGGCGGCCGGTGAGGGCGGTGTACCTGCGCAGGATGTCCTTCGGGGTGGGGCCGTGGATGACGTAGTACGTCAGCTCCTGTGTCTCGGCGCTGAACTGGACCTTGGACACCGTCTCCGAGCCGATCTCGAAGGAGACCTTGCCCGGGTGGTCGACGAAGACGCCGTAGCCCGCGTCCGTGAGGTAGAACGGCACGTTCTTGTAGGCCTGTTCGGTGGCGGTGCCGCCGTCGGCGTTCCAGATGTCGACGACCTGGCCGTTCTTCACCAGCGGTCCGAAGCGTTCACCGAGGCCGTAGACGGCGGTCCCCACGCCCAGGTTGAGCTGTTCGCGCAGGTAGTGGCCGCCGGTGCCGGCGTCCCGCATGATGCCCATGCCTTTGGGGCCGCTGGAGGTGAGCGTGCGGCCGTGCGCGAGGAACTCCACGTGCCAGGGCCCGGAGCGGGCGACCTTCACGGACAGCGCGCCGGACGTCAGCATCGCGTGGTCGTCGTCGTGGGCGAGCTGGGGGGTGGGGTCGGCGCCGGTGAGGTCGAAGGCGGGCTCGCGGGGGCGCTCGCCGGTGAAGTGGGTGAGGGTGAGGCCGATGACGTCGGGCATCGGGGTGTGCGCTCTGATCGTCATGACCGGTCCCGTCATCAGGTCGCCGCGGCTGCGGATGGGCCGGGTCGGCGCGTGGATCTCCAGGGCGCCGTCCGAGGCGGTGACGTCGAGGACCTCGGCGGGGTGGGCGGCGGTGACGCCCTCGCGCAGCAGCCAGTATCCGTCGGAGAACTTCATGGGCGGGGGTCCTTACTGCTCGGTCCTCACTACTTCACGGCGCCCACGGCGATGCCGCGGGTGAGCGTCCGCTGGAAGACGAGGAAGAAGACGAGGGCCGGGAGCACCCCGAGGAGGGCGGCCGCGTTGGTCATCGTGGCGTCCATCAGCCGCTGGCCCTGGAGGACGCCGAGGGCCACCGACACGGTCTGGTTGTCGTTGGAGACGAGCATGACCAGCGGCAGCAGGAACTCGTTCCAGGTCCAGATGAAGAAGAAGACGAGGAGCACGCCGATGGTGGGGCGGCTGACCGGGACGACGATCCGCCACAGCACCTGCCACTTGGTCGCGCCGTCGATGCGGGCGGCCTCGATGATCTCGCGCGGGAACCGGCCGAGGACGGAGGAGAGGAGATACGTGCCGAATGCCGACTGGATCACCGTGAAGACGATGATCACGCTGAGCCGGGTGTCGTACAGGCCGGCCTGCTTGCTCAGGTAGTAGAGCGGGTAGACCAGCGCCTCCTGCGGGAGCATGTTCGCCAGGACGAAGAAGGCCAGCACCCAGGTGCGGCCCTTGATCCGGCCGATGCCGATCGCGTACGCGGTCAGGATGGACAGGACGACCGCGAGCACCGCCACCGAGCCGCTGATGACGACCGAGTTGATCAGCTTCTGGGTGTAGTCCACCCGTTCCCAGAAGTCCTTCAGTCCGTCCAGGTAGAGGCCCTCGGGCAGGCTCAGCGGGCCGTTGCGGGAGTACTCCGCCGGGGACTTGACCGCGTTCACCGCCACGATCAGAAACGGGACGATCATGAACAGGGCGGCCAGGCAGAGGGCGATCAGGACCGGATAGCGGCGCAGGGCCCTCGTCATGTGCGCGCCCCTTCCTCGGCGTCCTCCGCGCGGGTCTGCAGTCTCAGGCCGATCAGGGACAGGGCCAGGATGATCACGGTCAGCACCGTGGAGATCGCGGCGCCGTAGCCGACCTGGGTCTTCTCGAAGAACGTGGTGAAGGAGAAGTACGAGGGGACGTCGGTCGCGCCGCCGGGGCCGCCCTTGGTCAGGACGTACACCGCGCCGAACACCTTCAGCGCGGCGATCGTGCACCAGGTCAGCACGACGTACAGCTCGGGGCGGATCTGCGGCAGTGTGATGTGCCGGAAGCGGCGCCACCAGCCGGCGCCGTCCAGCTCGGCGGCCTCGTGCAGCTGGGGGTCGACGCGTTGCAGGCCCGCCATGAAGACGACCAGCGGGAAGCCGAGCTGCACCCACACCATCACACCCATGACGCTGTAGAGCGCGACGTCGGGGTCGCCGAGCCAGTCCTGCCGCCACCCGCCGAGGCCGACCGCTTCGAGAAGCTCGTTGAGGGAGCCGTTGTCGGGAGCCAGGATCCAGCTCCAGACGATGCCCGCGACCGCGATCGGCAGCACCTGGGGCAGGTAGAAGCAGGCCCGCAGGACGGCGGCGATCCGGGAGCCGAAGTGCTTGCCGACGTAGTCGAACAGGGCGGCGGCCAGGACCAGTCCGACGGCCGTGGGGATCGCCGCCATCGCGACGACCATGAAGAGGCTGTGCCGGAACGACTCCCAGAACTCCGTGTCGTCGACCAGCTCCCGGTAGTTGGCGAGCCCGGACCACGACGGGCTGCCCACGCCCTGCCAGTCGGTGAAGCTCACGCCCGTGTTCATCAGGAACGGGACGACGATCACGGTGAGGAAGGCCAGGGCGCCGGGGAGGAGGAAGAGGGCGTAGGAGTCGCGCGGGGCTCCGGGGGCTCTGGGGGCGCGCGCCCTCATCGCTTCGGTGCGCCCTTGTCATAGGCCTTCTGGAGACTGCTGAGGTAGTCGTCGGGTTTCTCGCTGCCGGTGATCAGCTTCTGGGTCTCGGAGACCAGGACGTCGTAGAAGCCGGGGACCGGCCAGTCCGGGTAGAAGGCCAGGCCGTCGCGGCCGCTGACGGTGTTGAAGTGGGTGATCAGCTCCTTGGCCTTCGGGTCGGTGATGGCGGCCGGGTCCGCCGCGACGGGGACGCCGCCCTTGTTGCCCAGCAGGTTCTGGATCTTCTTCGACAGGGTGATGTCGATGAAGTCGTAGGCGAGCTCCTTGTTCTTCGCGCTCTTGGGGACGACCCAGAGGTTGCCGCCGGAGCCCGGGGTGAGGGTCGAGCCGGGCCACAGGGTGGTGCCCCAGTCGAAGGTCGCCTCGTCCTGGAAGCGGCCGTACCACCAGCTGCCGGAGAACAGGATCGGCGCCTTGCCCTGGAGGAAGGAGACGCCGGCGTCCTCGGCCTTGGCGCTCGTGGAGCTCTTGCCGACGTATCCCTTCTTCACCCAGTCGGCGAACGTCTCGGCGGCATAGGTCCAGGCCGCGTCGTGGAAGTCGGCCTTCTTGCCCTTGTACAGCTCGTAGGAGTCGACCCAGGAGCGGTCCGCCTTGGACAGGGCCAGCTGGTAGACGTACTGCTGGGCGAGGTACTCGGCGCCGGAGTTGGCGAGCGGCGTGATGTCGTTCTCGGTGAACTTCTTCATCGCGGCGACCAGGTCGTCGAACGTCTTCGGCTCGGCGATCTTGTACTTCGCGAACAGGTCCTTGTTGAAGTAGACCATCGTGTACTCGGCGTAGTCGGTCACGCCGTACCACTTGCCGGAGCCCATCACGCCGTCGGCGTCGTACTGGCTGGTGGTGCGCACGCCCGGGCTGAGCAGCTTGTCCCAGCCGCGTTTCGTCGCCGCGGCGGACAGGTCGGTGAGGAGGCCCTGCTTGGAGAGCAGGCCCGCCGTCGCGTTGCCCTTGTTGTACTCCATGAGGTCGGGCGCGTCGGAGGAGTTGAGGACCATCGGGGCGGTCTTCTGGATCTGCTCGAAGCTCTTCTCCTCGAACTTCACCTTCACACCCGGATGCGTGGCCTCGAACTCCTTGATCGCCTCCGTCCAGGCCACGCCCATCGCGCTGTTGGGGGCCTCGTAGTGCCACAGCCGCAGGGTCCCCGCGTCGGAGGAGCCGCCGCCGTCCGAGCCGCCGCAGGAGGCCAGGAGCAGGGATCCGGCGAGGACCGCCGCCGCACTCGCCACCACACGCCTTCGTGCCGTCAACATCCTGTACCTCCGGGGGAGTCGGATGGTGCTGGGGGCAGAACAGCCGTCACGCGGCGTTCGACGACTCGGTACGTCGACCTCGTTCGTCGTCGACCTCGTTCGTCGACCGGTTCGTCGAATCGATTCGATGCGTGACGTCGAAGCGCTTCGACGGGGAAGGTATGCGTCTGATGTGATCGCGTCAATGGGGCGCGGGGAAGGGGTGCGGGAACCGGCAGCCATGAGCGGGGTCGGTTAGGGGTGCCGAAAAGTGTCCGGCGCTTTTCCGGCCGGCGGCCGGGGAGGGGGTCGCCGTATCGCGGATAAAGCGGGCAATCCGCCGTCCCGTTGGAGTGAATTTTTCCGGCCATGCCTGAGACCTCGCTCGATCCCCTTGTCGACCGCGTCCCTTTGTCCGTCTGTGTCGTTGGTGTGATGAAAGGGGCTGGTCCCTCCGACCCTCGATGCCCTTCGGTGGGCCGGGAGTCGGGGTGGGGCGGCGAGAACGTGCCTCCGGCGAGCCGTCAAGGGGTTAAATCCGGCCATAGGCATGAACATGACTTCTGACCATAAATGACACATCGCGAACACAGGGCCCAAGCCTGCGCTAGATTCGTCGACCTGAGCGCAATGGGGTAAAAGGGGCGCAGGAGCCGGGTGGGGGCCTGGTTCCGCCGACGTGCGCTCGGGGTCGTAAGCGCACCCAGAACAGTTCCGTGGGGGGAAGTGCGCACGTGAAGAATTGGCGAGAAGACGCCCAACCGGAGTGGCCGGAGGTGGCGACGCCGACCCGGGACGTACCGGTCTCGGGGGCAGGATCCCAGAACTTTCCGGGGGCGCGGGGGCAATCCCTGACGTCCATGGCGGGAGAAAGTGGCGGATACCAGTCAGTGATGGATGTACCG is a window encoding:
- a CDS encoding carbohydrate ABC transporter permease, with protein sequence MTRALRRYPVLIALCLAALFMIVPFLIVAVNAVKSPAEYSRNGPLSLPEGLYLDGLKDFWERVDYTQKLINSVVISGSVAVLAVVLSILTAYAIGIGRIKGRTWVLAFFVLANMLPQEALVYPLYYLSKQAGLYDTRLSVIIVFTVIQSAFGTYLLSSVLGRFPREIIEAARIDGATKWQVLWRIVVPVSRPTIGVLLVFFFIWTWNEFLLPLVMLVSNDNQTVSVALGVLQGQRLMDATMTNAAALLGVLPALVFFLVFQRTLTRGIAVGAVK
- a CDS encoding carbohydrate ABC transporter permease encodes the protein MRARAPRAPGAPRDSYALFLLPGALAFLTVIVVPFLMNTGVSFTDWQGVGSPSWSGLANYRELVDDTEFWESFRHSLFMVVAMAAIPTAVGLVLAAALFDYVGKHFGSRIAAVLRACFYLPQVLPIAVAGIVWSWILAPDNGSLNELLEAVGLGGWRQDWLGDPDVALYSVMGVMVWVQLGFPLVVFMAGLQRVDPQLHEAAELDGAGWWRRFRHITLPQIRPELYVVLTWCTIAALKVFGAVYVLTKGGPGGATDVPSYFSFTTFFEKTQVGYGAAISTVLTVIILALSLIGLRLQTRAEDAEEGART
- a CDS encoding extracellular solute-binding protein, translated to MLTARRRVVASAAAVLAGSLLLASCGGSDGGGSSDAGTLRLWHYEAPNSAMGVAWTEAIKEFEATHPGVKVKFEEKSFEQIQKTAPMVLNSSDAPDLMEYNKGNATAGLLSKQGLLTDLSAAATKRGWDKLLSPGVRTTSQYDADGVMGSGKWYGVTDYAEYTMVYFNKDLFAKYKIAEPKTFDDLVAAMKKFTENDITPLANSGAEYLAQQYVYQLALSKADRSWVDSYELYKGKKADFHDAAWTYAAETFADWVKKGYVGKSSTSAKAEDAGVSFLQGKAPILFSGSWWYGRFQDEATFDWGTTLWPGSTLTPGSGGNLWVVPKSAKNKELAYDFIDITLSKKIQNLLGNKGGVPVAADPAAITDPKAKELITHFNTVSGRDGLAFYPDWPVPGFYDVLVSETQKLITGSEKPDDYLSSLQKAYDKGAPKR